In Nostoc edaphicum CCNP1411, the sequence AGAGCGTCCCCTGGTGCTGGTAGACTTTTGAGCGTGATAGAAGCGTAGCGTCATGGACTAGGCTAAGATTATTCATGTTCATTTTTCTTTTGATGACTCTCAGCTAGAGGTGCAAACTCTTGCTGAGAGTGTTTTCTAGTGTTGCGGCTTCTTCCTTGTTGCCAGTGTCTTGTTTGTGGATGATTGGATCACCGCTCCAGTAGTGGCGAGGGCCGCCCCTAATCCAAAGAAATAGCGTGAGCCAAACTTTTGAGCGCCAAAATAGCCGATGCTACCGCCAACGATGATGACCGCTGCTAAGACTGTAAACGGGAAGGATTGGGGCTTTGGTGTGGATTTGGTCATGATTTTTTAGTTGCCATCGCTGCTAATTTATTGATGTTTGGCGCTTGTGCTTGAGGCGTAGGAGTGATTTGTACAGGCGTTGGCTGAGGAGTAGTTAGATACTCGAAAATCATTCTTTCTACGTATCCGGCTAATGCTTGAGGCGGGAGGTCATTAGGCAGGTTATAAACCTGCTTTAGTCGTTCCACGGCTGGGTAACTGAGGGTCAAGCGTTGAGACTTATACATCAGATTCACCCACTGTTACTTGGGTTAACAATTTCAGCCCGTTGGCGTTTATGAATTGAGGATCAGGCAGTAGCAAAACATTAAATTCTGCTAGCGCCTCTGCCATTCCCGGTAACTGTGCAGCACCACCCCAGGCGGTTAAATGTTTCGCTCTATCTAAGTAGCCAGCGCCAGATGCAAAGTTAGCGATTTGCTCAATTTTTAAGTTGAACCACTGAGAAAAACTTTGGTGATATTCTTCCTCGAAAGGCTTACCAGCTAAGGAGGAAACACCATAAACGAATTTGCCACGTTCTTTGAAGTCCTCAACGCCTTTGCGGATAAGGCTTATATCGTGTTGGGTATCGCGCATCAGACGATTAGCAGCCGTATTCCGCCTGTCCATCGTGTCTGCGATCGCCTGATATAGTTGACCGCTACCACCTTCGATTAAACTCCTTTCGATAATTGAGCCAGTGCCATCGAACACCGTAGCGATAACTGTAGAAGTTCCAAAGTCTAGCCCGATAGCGATTTCACTTTCGGCTAAATCAATAGAGGCTTTCTCATCGCCTGAGAATAGACAATAGGCAATACTGCCGTATCCTTCGGGGTAGACTTCGTTAAGCGTAATTTTGTAAGTCTTTTGGACTTTCGAGCGGCTAGCGTCGTTTCTCAGATGCTCGATTGTGTGAGTACCAGAGATATTACGGCGGATATCCTCTGCCCATTTGTCGGGGTTGTGTGAGGAAGTGGAGATGATTATCTCTGTATTGTCTGGTGTGTCGAGTACTGCCAAGTCTGCAAGGATGCTCTCTAGCGCGTATACAGCCTTCGCTTTTGTGTCTTCGTGCAGTTTCAAGTAGTTCTTAGGATCTTTGTTGATTGCAGCCGTTCCCCAGTAGTACTGACTATCGGCTAAATCTTTTCGAGAACCTTCTACATATCGCACCCAGCAACCATCTTTTGAGATTGTCTCGTGGTGTTTTACTGTCCGGTCTGCGACTTTAAGATACGCGGCGGGAAGGATTATTGATTTATCGCCGTAGATTCCCTTGCCGAATCCTGCGCCGGCATCCTTGCCAGAGATTAGAGTTGTCAAAGCCAGAAATTGGCTCTCTGGTTGCCGATTATTGGTTCCGAATAACGTTGCAGTCATTTTTTATTGATTGTTGGGTGTTTTTTGATTGTTTTATGGCTGCAACGCCAGAAGCATTGTTCTTGCTACCATCTAGGGCTTTACCACTCAATGAAGAGAATGTGCTATACCTAGAACTCACTGGAACCCTTCGGGCGGCTCAAACCACTGTATATAAAAGCTTCTGGCGCATGGGACGAAAACTCTAAAAATGTTTGGTCTTCGTTTTGGTTACTTGCCATTTTCTGGTTTTGCTAGAGCCAGAAAATGGTTTTGTGAAGCATTGGTTTACGGTTCCTTTGCTCCATGTTTTAACTGTACACGGTTAATGCACAGTATGTGTACACCATGTGGCACTGGCTTAACTGGCACAGTTTGTACACGGTTAATGCACTGTAGATGCCAAAATAGCTCAAAGGATATACATTTATAGGGATAAAAAATATGTTGGCAATGCCAGAAGTAATGTCTAGACCGAAGGGTAACGAGAAGCGGCTTGTAGTCTACGTTTCACAGGAAATTTTTGACGAACTTGATGCCTTGGCAACTAAGGAGGATAGATCAATCTCGAACTATACAAGAAACCTTATCTTGCAAGCATTAGAGAAGCTTAGAGGCGGTAAAAATGATTAAATCTCGCAAACCCGCACTGGCGTAAGCGTGAGTCACTTGCCTTGATATCTTGGCGTTGACGTGGCTAAAAAAAAGCGGAATTAAGTTAAAAATTTCTAGTAAAATTTATGGCTATAGTTCAGAAACGTATAAGAAGGATATGAAGGAACAACTAACGGCTGACCAAGAATTTAGCGAATTCATGCGAGGGCTTTTGCGCGAGTATACTAGAGCCAAGGAAGTGTCTACTGCCGAGGGAATAACACTTAAGGAAGCTTATATCAAGCTCGATCTCGAAAAACAACAATAGAAGATGCGATATAAAACAACGGATTCAAGTGTAAGATAACGAACATTTCAGAAAAGACAGCTATCATTCTGCTATTTGCCAAGCGCTTTCGCGCTAAATACTACTAGAAACATCCAGTTAACCCACTATCTCTAGCTCAGAATCCTATGCTATCATGGTTTAACTAGCGCCCAATGCCTACTAAAATATCTTAAAAAGATTAGAGTAGTTCCGGGAATCCCGCTGTGGCGGCATAGCCAAGTGGTAAGGCAGAGGTCTGCAAAACCTCCACCCCCGGTTCAAATCCGGGTGCCGCCTTTATTGATAAATAACTGTTACAGGGCTTTAAAGCCCTTTTTTAATGGTAGTTGTAGGGCTTGTTTCCAGAGCCTTCCAATATTTTTGGGGTAATTTTGGGTAGTTTTGGTAAAGAACTGGGGTAAAAATGGGGTAAAAATGTAAGGTAGAGGTTTTTACCCCAATAAGTATTTCTGGGGTAAAACTGGGGTAAAGTGGAAGGGTAAAGGTCTTTACCCCAGTTGATTACCCTTATGGAATCTCAAAAATCTCAAAGTATTGCCCGTCGGGGTTCAGTGCAGATTAAGAACTCTAACGGCAGCCTCCAATTAGTTTTTTCTCATCCTATTGTTACGCCGACGGGAGAGCTAAAAACCAAGCGTTTCTACCTTTCGACAAGGCACTACGATACAACTTTAGGAAGACATCAAGCATCGACTTTAGCGGCAACAATTCAGAGGGATATTGACTATGGAGAGTTTGATGCCAGTTTAGCTAAGTACAAACCAGCAGCTTCATTAAGCACCGTTAGCCCAATTACGCCAATTAGTCCTTCAGCTACGCCCCAATATGACTTGGGAGAATTATGGGAAAAATACGCTGAGTTTAAAAAACCACAGGTTAGTCCTTCTACTTATGCGGTTGACTACCGCAAGTATCGCAATCACATTGCTAAGTTACCAACTAAAACTTTAGATGATGCGATCGCAATTCGAGACTATTTACTTGCAAATCTCAGTGCTAATGCCGCCAAACGTACTTTGACAAATATAAATGCTTGCTGTGATTGGGCACTCAAGAGTCAGCTAATTGAATCAAATCCCTTTCAAAATATGGCAAAAGACATTCAGATGCCGAAGTCAGAATCAGCAGAATATGAAATTAATCCCTTTACTAAGGAAGAACGGGATAGCATAATTCAAGCATTTGAGGAGAGCAAACTCTACAACTACTATGCTCCTTTAGTAAAATTATTATTTTTTACTGGGTGCAGACCATCAGAAGCGATCGCTCTACAATGGAAGCATATCAGTGATAGATACATTACCTTTGAGCAAGCAATTACCATCAGTACTAAAGGGTTAGCTCTCAAAGATGGATTAAAAACCCAAAGCCAAAGACGTTTTCCGATTAATAATCAGCAACGTGAAATTTTAGACTCTATCAAACCTGAGAACTGTAACCCAGATGATTTTATCTTTAGAAGCAAGAAAGGCGGCATAGTAGACTTTGGAGATTTTCTCAATCATGCCTGGAAAGGTTACAAAAATCATCGTGGTACACATATAGATGGGATCGTAACTCAACTTGTAAAACAAGGTGTAGTAAGCGAATATCGCAAACCTTACCAATGCAGACACACTTTTATTACTCTTTGCCTGGAAGCTGATATTGATGCGAAGGATGTAGGAAGGTGGGTTGGTAACTCTCCAGAAATTATTTACAAGCATTACGCAGGTAATAAACGTAACCTACAAGTGCCAGAATTATAAATTTTTTGAATTAAAATATAGGCGATCGCCTAAAAAGCAATTGTATCAACAAAAAATACGGTGATCTAATAAAAGTAGCTTTTGCACCGAATGCTACCACTTATGATCACCTTGTTCATTAATTCTTACTACGACAGTATATATAGATGTATTTATTGCCCTGCCATCTGCTTTTAACGCTACAAAGTCGATTTGGCTTAAGTCGATGCGTTGACTGTGGGATTCCTAAATGACAAACTCTCCAGCAGTGATGGACAGATCCAACAGTTCCTCCACTTGTTCCATCACTTCGGACACATCAACTTCTGGTACTTCTGCTAGAATTTGGTCTTTGATTGCCTGCAAGTGGGCATTAATAGCACCCCGCCCCACTCCCTAAATCCTAAAGATGCAACTTGAATCCTGATAGCTTATTCTTTTGTTATCCAAATACTAAGGATGCTTTAGATGGTTGCCCAAATCCAAGAACTTGAAGCGCAGCACTGGGTTAAAACTCGTTCTTCCCTCGACCCTAGCGAATCGACTTTCCTGATTTGGAAAGGTAAAATTTATGCCTTTATCCCCGGCGAAAAAAGACAACTTCTGTTTAAGATCATGGGATTGAGCGTTAGCAGGTGTATTCCCACAGCAGAAGGTAGCTGGGATTTTACTTCTAGGGAACTAACTTACTACCTCAACCCAAAAACAGATGAAGTCTTATCCAAATGGGAGAATCCTTGGACAGGCGAGACAGTTCCGGTGATTCACGTTGCCAATAATCCAGTGCAAGGAAAGTTTGAGGGAAATTTCCCCGGACAAGTAGATGGTGACAGCACAACCTTCGTTTTTGATATATTTCCCTATTACCCCAATCCCCTAGCAGACGATCGCAAATTTGCCGAATATAGCCCTAATCCAATTTATCAGGCGGCGGAATTGTTTAAATTAACAGTGCCAACCGCAGATTTATTCAACCCAGCCCTTTCCTCAGTTTCCGAACTCAAACTGAGTTGGGATCGGATTGGTCAATGGCTTCCCTGGATGAAAATGGGCGATCGCCCCGGTCAACTGATCTATAGTGCTGTAGGTAGCAAAGTCAATGGTTTAACAGAACTACCCCCACTGCTGCAAGACGAAATTAATAACCGTATTCCTCTATATAAACAAGCCCCAAAAGAATTGATAGATGGAGAAGATATGACTTCCTGGTTATACTTCCAAAAGCATTTTCCAGCTTACTTGGCTGGTGAAATCTTTCCGCTTCCCCAAGCGGAAGAATTATAAGGGACTTCCAAATAAAAAAACATCCCAAATTTTCTTGTGGGATGGGTGTCCCCACCATAGGTGTCAAGTTAAGCTCAAACTTCCTATGTCAATAAGCATTTATCCTTAACAATTTGGTTTTAAAGGGACAAAAAACGAACTTTTTCAGGGACTATTAATGATTTGTTTATTAGCACCACTCCCAGCGTGCGTATAAAAGTCAGAAAAAGTTCACCTTTATACTTCGTTCCTAACAAAACCTATCGTTGACCAATGGGTTTTAACCTTAAGTTGACACTAATGGTGTCCCCACCCGTCCCAGATTTAGGGCGCTCATGTTGCCCACCCCACAAAATGGATAATTTATTTCTTGGAAGTCCCTAACCTCTTGGCGATCGCTGAATTGGGGATTGGAGACAAGCAGATAAGGCAACTAGAGAAATAACCCAATGCCCAATGCCCAATGCCCAATGCCCCATACCCAATTCACTCTTCACCTGAACAATCAAATAGATGTAAACCTAACCGTTGGGAAAGTTCTTCACACACTTTTACCCCCCGCACACTATTACCACGCACATCCAACAGGGGCGAAAAAACTCCAATGCCCATCTTATTGGGTACAACTGCCATAATCCCGCCAGTAACACCGCTTTTCGCCGGAAACCCAATTTTGTAAGCCCACTCACCTGCAAAGTTATACATCCCACAGGTATACATAACACTCAGAATATCTTTGATGTAACGCTTATCTACCGCCCGTTCTTTGGTGATGGGATTAATACCTCTGTTGGCAAGCGTGGCCGCCATCACTGCTAAGTCTTGACAATTCACCATCACAGCACACTGCTGGAAATAAAGATCCAGCGCCTCTTCAATGTTCCGGTCAATCATGCCAAAGTTAAGCATTAGATGCGCCATTGCGCGGTTCCGATGGCCTGTACTCCGTTCTGAGGTAAAAACTGAAATGTCAACGAATACGTCCCGGCCAATATATCGCCGAAACATATCTAGCACTCGGTTGAGGCGTTCGGTGGGGCCGGAACCTTTAATTAAGCTAGTGGTTGCGATCGCTCCAGCATTTACCATTGGATTATAAGGTCGCTTCGATTGCTCATCCAAAATAATCGCGTTGAATGCATCCCCCGTCGGTTCCACACCAACTCTAGTCAAAACATAATCCCGTCCATGATCTTCTAAGGCCAGTCCATAAGCAAACACCTTGGAAATTGACTGAATCGTAAAAAGTTGCTCGTAGTCCCCAACGTTGTAAACCTGACCATCTACTGTCACAATACAAATGCTGAACGAGTCCGGGTTTGCCTTTGCCAGTTCGGGAATGTATTTCGCTACTGCACCTTCCCGCAGCGACTTGTACTGGGAATGCAAATCGTTGAGAACAGCTAATAATGGCGATGGTTCTATTTCTAAATCTCCTTGATTTGTCATTAGGCTGATAGCATTTCCAAAATACTCACTATATATAGTAGGGGTGCAGATGTACATCCCTAGAGTTACAAAGATTTTGTCAAAAACAGCTTGCTCTCAAAAATCCTACTTGAGCAATTACTGAGGGCAAAAAAGATGAACTGTATTTTTTGATACGCATAA encodes:
- a CDS encoding tyrosine-type recombinase/integrase, whose product is MESQKSQSIARRGSVQIKNSNGSLQLVFSHPIVTPTGELKTKRFYLSTRHYDTTLGRHQASTLAATIQRDIDYGEFDASLAKYKPAASLSTVSPITPISPSATPQYDLGELWEKYAEFKKPQVSPSTYAVDYRKYRNHIAKLPTKTLDDAIAIRDYLLANLSANAAKRTLTNINACCDWALKSQLIESNPFQNMAKDIQMPKSESAEYEINPFTKEERDSIIQAFEESKLYNYYAPLVKLLFFTGCRPSEAIALQWKHISDRYITFEQAITISTKGLALKDGLKTQSQRRFPINNQQREILDSIKPENCNPDDFIFRSKKGGIVDFGDFLNHAWKGYKNHRGTHIDGIVTQLVKQGVVSEYRKPYQCRHTFITLCLEADIDAKDVGRWVGNSPEIIYKHYAGNKRNLQVPEL
- the glsA gene encoding glutaminase A; the protein is MSLMTNQGDLEIEPSPLLAVLNDLHSQYKSLREGAVAKYIPELAKANPDSFSICIVTVDGQVYNVGDYEQLFTIQSISKVFAYGLALEDHGRDYVLTRVGVEPTGDAFNAIILDEQSKRPYNPMVNAGAIATTSLIKGSGPTERLNRVLDMFRRYIGRDVFVDISVFTSERSTGHRNRAMAHLMLNFGMIDRNIEEALDLYFQQCAVMVNCQDLAVMAATLANRGINPITKERAVDKRYIKDILSVMYTCGMYNFAGEWAYKIGFPAKSGVTGGIMAVVPNKMGIGVFSPLLDVRGNSVRGVKVCEELSQRLGLHLFDCSGEE
- a CDS encoding DUF1838 domain-containing protein; protein product: MVAQIQELEAQHWVKTRSSLDPSESTFLIWKGKIYAFIPGEKRQLLFKIMGLSVSRCIPTAEGSWDFTSRELTYYLNPKTDEVLSKWENPWTGETVPVIHVANNPVQGKFEGNFPGQVDGDSTTFVFDIFPYYPNPLADDRKFAEYSPNPIYQAAELFKLTVPTADLFNPALSSVSELKLSWDRIGQWLPWMKMGDRPGQLIYSAVGSKVNGLTELPPLLQDEINNRIPLYKQAPKELIDGEDMTSWLYFQKHFPAYLAGEIFPLPQAEEL